The nucleotide window TGACCGTGATGTTCAGGAAGCCGGGGCCCGAGACCTCGATGTCCCCGATCAGGTCACCCTTGACGACCTGGTCCACGACCCGGGTCGCGAGGTCCCTGGGGTTGGCCTTCGCCTTCTTCGCCAGGGCGAGGATCCCGTTGGCCTGGAAGTCGGCCCGGTCGCTGCGTCGCAGCAGCGGGTCCGCGTCCGCGGTCTCCGGCAGGGCTGCCGTGAGCGCGGCCGTCAGGCGCTGGTGGACGTGGGCGGTGAGGGACGTGACCGGGGCCATGGAGTGGATGCCGTTCTCCTGGTGGGTACGGGTGGGTGCGCCCAGTATCCCACGGGGGGTAAAGGGGTTTTCGCCCCCGCCGCCCCTGCCCTTCCCGTCCCCCGGGGCTGCGCCCCCGGACCCCCCTGTCGCACCGGCACGCTCGTCCTCGGACGCCGGACGGGCTGGATGCGCAGCCCGTCCGGCGCCCGAGGACCGGGGGTTCGGGGGCCGGCCCCCGAGGTGAGGGAAAGCCGTTTTCGTGGATGCGGCGGTAGCTGGGAGAATGAAGCGGTCAGCCGTGCGAACCGTACCGCCGGCCCATGACACCTCCTGAGGAAAGAAGGACGTGCCGATCGTGGCTCAGAGCACCGAGACCACCGACTGGGTCTCCCGTTTCGCGGATGAGGTCATCGAGGAGTCGGAGCGCCGAGCCCCGGGCAAACCCGTCGTCGTCGCGTCGGGACTGTCCCCCTCCGGCCCCATCCACCTCGGCAACCTGCGCGAGGTCATGACCCCGCACCTGGTCGCCGACGAGATCCGCCGCCGCGGCCACGAGGTCAGGCACCTGATCTCGTGGGACGACTACGACCGCTACCGCAAGGTGCCGAACGGCGTCCCGGGCACGGACGCGTCCTGGGCCGAGCACATCGGCAGGCCCCTGACCTCCGTCCCCGCCCCGGCCGGCTCCCCGTACCCGAACTGGGCCGAGCACTTCAAGGCCGCCATGGTCGAGGCGCTGGCGGAGATGGGCGTCGAGTTCGACGGGATCAGCCAGACCGAGCAGTACACGTCCGGGGTCTACCGCGAGCAGATCCTGCACGCCATGAAGCACCGCGGTGACATCGACGCGATCCTCGACCAGTACCGCACCAAGAAGGCCCCCGCGAAGAAGCAGGGCCAGAAGCCCGTCGACGAGGCCGAGCTCGAAGCGGCCGAGGGGTCCGGCGCGGCCGCCGAGGACGACGGCACCGGCTCCGCCGGGTACTTCCCGTACAAGCCCTACTGCGGCGGCTGCGGCAAGGACCTCACCACCGTCACGGCCTACGACGACGACACCACCGAGCTGACGTACACCTGCACGGAGTGCGCCTTCTCGGAGACCGTCCTGCTCAGCGAGTTCAACCGCGGCAAGCTGGTCTGGAAGGTCGACTGGCCGATGCGCTGGGCGTACGAGGGCGTCGTCTTCGAGCCCAGCGGGGTCGACCACTCGTCCCCCGGGTCGAGCTTCCAGGTCGGCGGGCAGATCGTCGGGAGTATCTTCGGCGGCAAGCAGCCCATCGGGCCCATGTACGCCTTCGTGGGGATCTCCGGGATGGCGAAGATGTCGTCCTCCAAGGGCGGGGTGCCCACCCCGGGCGACGCGCTGAAGATCATGGAACCGCAGCTCCTGCGCTGGCTCTACGCCCGCCGCAGGCCCAACCAGTCGTTCAAGATCGCCTTCGACCAGGAGATCCAGCGCCTGTACGACGAGTGGGACAAGCTGGCGGGGAAGGTCGCCGACGGGTCCGCCCTCCCGGCGGACGTCGCCGCCCACGCGCGCGCCGTCGGCACCGCCGCGGGCGCGCTGCCGGCGACGCCCCGCGCGATGGCCTACCGCACCCTCGCCTCCGTCGCCGACATCACCGCCGGCGCCGAGGACCAGACCCTGCGCATCCTCAGCGAGCTCGACCCCGCCGACCCGCTCACCTCGCTCGACGACGTCCGGCCGCGGCTCGACAAGGCCGAGGCCTGGATCAACACCCAGGTCCCCGCCGACCAGCGGACCGTCGTCCGGGACGAGGCCGACACGAAGCTCATCGAGTCCCTCGACGACCAGGGCCGCGCCTCGCTGCGGCTGCTGCTCGACGGCCTCGACACGCACTGGTCGCTGGACGGGCTCACCCACCTCGTCTACGGCGTTCCGAAGGTCCAGGCCGGCTTCTCCGCCGACGCCGGCCCCAAGGAGCTCCCGGCCGAGATCAAGGTCGCCCAGCGCACGTTCTTCGCGCTGCTCTACCACCTGCTGGTGGGCCGTGACACCGGCCCGCGCCTGCCCACCCTGCTCCTCGCGGTGGGCCAGGAGCGGGTGAGGAAGCTGCTCGGCGCGTAGGCCGCGGGTCGCGGCAGTACGTACTGGTCGTACGTGGTCGTACGTGGTCGTACGTGGAGGGGGCGCCCGGAGATCTCCGGGCGCCCCCTCCACGTACGCGCGCCTGCGCTAGGCGATGTGGTCTTCTTCCAGTTCCATGAAGTGGCGGTTCGTGAAGCGCGTGACCAGCCGCTTGGCCTCCTGCTCGGGCAGGTCGAGGCGGAACTCCGCCTCGACGTCGGTGCCGAACTCACGCGGAGTCGGGTAACTGCCGTGCCCGTTTATCGACCGCTTGAAGAGCTGGTAGAACGACTCCTCGTCCGGCTCCTGGACCGGGGTGCCGCCGCCCTCGCCGAGCTGGCGGGTGCGGTTGGGACCCGACGGGATCGGGAAGGTGCCGGTGTCCTCCATGGACGGCTCGGGAGCGGGTTCGGGAGCGGACCCGGGAGCCTGCGGCTCCTGCTCGAACCGCCGCCGGTCCTGGAACCGCCGCTCGTCCTGGAGCCGCTGCTGTTCCTCGAACTCCTCGGCCTGCTGCTGCTCCGAGTACCACTGGGTGTACGCGGCCTCCGGGTCGTACGTCGGGTCGTAGCCGCCCTGGTACGCGACGGACTGGGGGTCCCGGGCGTGGAGCCACGGATTCTGCGGCTCGGAGTGGTCCGGCTGATCGAGGTGTTCGAGGTGTTCGGGATGGTCCGGGGGTTCGGGGAACCCGTCGTTCCCCGGAGCGGGACGCCGCCCGCGGGCAGGGGCCCTGTCGTCCTGTGCGGCGGCCGCCACCACGGGGGCGCGGCCGCCCGCGGACGCGTCGGCCGGCTCCAGGGCTGGCTGCGGAGCCGGGGGCAGCAGCGCCGGCTCGATGCCCGCCGCCGCCAGACCCGAGGGCGCCGTCTCCGCCAGCGGCACGCCGTACCGGGCCAGCCGCAGCGGCATCAGGGACTCCACCGGGGCCTTGCGGCGCCAGGCACGGCCGAAGCGGGAGCGCAGCCGCGCCTGGTAGACGAGACGTTCCTGCTCCAGCTTGATGACCTGCTCGTAGGAGCGCAGCTCCCACAGCTTCATCCGGCGCCACAGCAGGAACGTGGGGAACGGAGAGAGCAGCCAGCGGGTGAGGCGCACGCCCTCCATGTGCTTGTCGGCCGTGATGTCCGCCATCCGGCCGATGGCGTGCCGGGCCGCCTCCACGGAGACCACGAAGAGGATCGGGATGACGGCGTGCATCCCCACGCCGAGCGGGTCCGGCCAGGCCGCCGCGCCGTTGAACGCGATCGTCGCCGCGGTCAGCAGCCACGCCGTCTGGCGCAGCAGCGGGAACGGGATCCTGATCCAGGTGAGGAGCAGGTCGAGCGAGAGCAGGACGCATATGCCCGCGTCGATGCCGATCGGGAACACGTAGCTGAAGTTCCCGAAGCCCTTCTCCAGGGCGAGTTCACGTACCGCCGCGTAGGAACCGGCGAAGCCGATCGCTGCGATGACGACCGCTCCGAAGACGACCACCCCGATGAGGATCTTGTGCGTCTTGGTGAGCTGCATAGGCGCGGCCACCCGTACTCCCCTCCCCTTACGACCTGTTGCGCGCAACAGAGTGGCACATGTGTACGGGGTACGGACGCCCGGTACGGGTGGAGCCCGGCCACCGCGAGGGCCGGGCTCCACCAAATGTCCTGGTCGGACCGCGAGTGGGACGGCAACCGGACTGGATGCTCCGATCAGCGATCGGCCGCCGTGAACGCCGGAACCGGCCGTCGGTATCAGGCCCGTCCGGGTCCCGTGTCAGCTCTTCCTGGCGGCGGCCTTGGTGGCGCCCTTGGTGGCGGACCCGCCGGAGTCCGTGCCGTCCTGCGAGCCGTCGTCGCCGTCCTTGCCGATGCTCGCGCCCTTGCCCGAGGACTTGCTGGCGCTCGCGCTCGCGTCGGAGTCGGCGCTCTTGCCGGGAGTCGTCCTGGCGCCGCCCGAGCCGGCCGCGTCGCCGCCCTCGTTGGCGGCCACGACCGCCTGGACGGCCTCCTTCGCGGCCTTCTGCGCCGCCTTCGACAGGTCGGCCACCTTCGGGGACTTCTCCCCCGCGAGACCGGCGCCGTTGTAGTCGACCGTCACGACGACGTTCTCGACGCGCGTCACGAGCGTCTGCTGCTTGAAGGTGCCCTCGTCCTTCTTCAGGTCGTACGTCACCAGGGTCGCCTCGTCGCCCGTCCCGGACACCGGTGCCGACTTGGCGTCCTTCGCGCCCTTCACCGAGCGCGCGTCCTCGGCGTGCTTCGCGTAGTACTCGGAGGCCAGCTTCTCGCCCGTGCCACGGGTCTGGTCGGACTCGAACCGCAGCAGCGACACGTTCAGCCAGCGGAACTGCGAGCCCTTCACACCGTTGTTGTCCAGGCTGTCCCAGGAGCAGTTGCCGCGCGTGGCGACGTCGTCCGAGGTGCCTTCCCTGCCGGACTTGGCCCCCTCCGGGACCAGCTCCTTCAGCGTCTTCGACGAGAACACCTTGCAGGGCTCGGGCAGCTTCGCGTACGCCGCCTCCTTCACCACCGTGCCCGCCTCCGTGGCGGAGGGCGACGCCGAGGCGCCGGAGCCCTTCTTCGCGTCGTCGCCGGAACCGGAGCCGTCGCCGGAGTCCGAGGAGCAGCCGGAGGCGACGAGCATCACCGGGAGGGCGGCCGCCCCGACGAGGACGCGGGTGAGTCGCTGACGGTGTCGCTGTACGGATCGGTGCATGGTTCCTTCACTCAAGACGCTCGGGTGTGCGTGCGGACGGCCGCGTTCTCCACCGGCCGCACTCGGTCGGGGTCCGGGGAGCCACGGTACGCCGAACGGGACATGTGCGGCTCAGGTTCCGCCGAGGCCGAAACCACCGCCGAACATCTCTAATCGCTGAACGTCTCGGCGAGCTGACCCGCCAGTTTCTGCGCCCTGTCCTGCATTTCCTCGCTGCTCGGGACGTCCGTCGTGGTCGCCGGCTGCTCGTCGTACTGGATCGTCACGACCACGTTGGACGTGCGGAACACCACAGTCACCGACCGCTGCTTGGAGTCGTTCAGCGCGTCGTCGAGGAACGCCGCGCTGCCGAGGCCGTCGAGCGTGCGGGGCTGCAGGGCGGTGGAGGCGGAGCCGGGAACACCGGAGGCCGACGCCGACGCGGAAGCCGATTTGGACGCCTTGGACCCTGAGGCCTTCGAGCCGGCCGAAGCGGACGATCCGGTCGAATCGTCCGGACCCGTCGACCCGCTCGGCTCTCCCGGCCCGCTCGACCCGCTCGGTTCGCTCGGTTCGGTCGACTCCGAGGGGGACGCGACCGGTTCCGGGAGGTCGGCCGCCGCCTCCTTCTTCGCGTAGATGTCGGTCGCGCGGTCGTCGTCGCTGACCGCGTTGTCGTACGAGACCACGCGCTCGAAGTCGACCAGCAGGTGGTCCGTGGCGGTCGCCGACTCCGCCTTCCAGCGGCAGCCGACCTTCCGGTCCGTGTCGTACGTGACCGTCGCCGTGCCCTCGTACGCCTTCTCGCGCTGCTCCTCGTCCGTCAGCTGCGCGATGCCGGGCAGCAGCGAGTCGAGGGTGCTCTGCGCCACCGCGCCGCAGGGCTCCGGAAGCGTGCGGTACCTGCCGGGCTGCGGTGCGGCGGCGGCGGTCGCCGTGCCGCCCGGCTTCGGGTCGTCCTTGCCGCCGCCGTCCGACGATCCACCGGTGCAGCCGGCCAGCAGCACCGCGAGGAGCGCGGTGACGCCGGGTACGTACGCCTTCCGCTGCACGGTGGGCTCCTCTCGACAGGTCGCTCCGCTGTGCTCGCGACCGGGGTGTCCTGTGGTTATTCGGTTGCCGCACGGGGGCGGGCCCTGGAGACAATGTGTATCGCACGCACTGCCGTGGATGCCGGTCCGCTGTCCCATACGTTGGCCTTGGCGCCGGTTTTGCGATGTGAGACTTTTGTTCGTTTCACGGGGGAATGAGGACGTTATGTCGTACGTAGAGGTGCCCGGGGCGAAGGTTCCGATCCGTATGTGGGCGGATCCGGCGTCGGTCGAGGACGGCGCGATGCAGCAGCTCCGCAACGTCGCGACGCTGCCCTGGATCAAGGGCCTGGCGGTCATGCCGGACGTGCACTACGGCAAGGGCGCGACGGTCGGGTCGGTCATCGCCATGCAGGGCGCGGTGTGCCCCGCGGCGGTCGGCGTGGACATCGGCTGCGGCATGTCCGCGGTGAAGACGTCCCTGACGGCCAACGACCTCCCGGGTGACCTCTCCCGGCTGCGGACGAAGGTCGAGCAGGCGATCCCGGTGGGCCGCGGGATGCACGACAGCCCGGTCGACCCGGGCCGCTTCCACGGGCTCGCCACCGGGGGCTGGGACAATTTCTGGGAGCGGTTCGACGGGGTCGCGGAAGCGGTCAAATTCCGACAGGAGCGTGCCACGAAGCAGATGGGAACGCTCGGATCGGGAAACCATTTCGTCGAGATCTGTCTGAGTGAGGACGGTTCGGTCTGGCTCATGCTGCATTCCGGCTCCCGGAACATCGGGAAGGAACTGGCCGAGCACCACATCGGTATCGCGCGGGAACTCCCGCACAACCAGGGCCTGGTCGACCGGGACCTCGCGGTCTTCGTCGCGGACACCCCGCAGATGGGGGCGTACCGCAACGACCTGTTCTGGGCGCAGGAGTACGCCAGGTACAACCGCACGCTGATGATGGCGCTGCTGAAGGACGTGATCCGCAAGGAGTTCAAGAAGGCCAGGCCGGCCTTCGAGCCCGAGATCAGCGCGCACCACAACTACGTGGCGGAGGAGCGGTACGAGGGAATGGACCTCCTCGTCACCCGCAAGGGCGCCATCCGGGCGGGCTCCGGCGAGTACGGGATCATCCCGGGCTCGATGGGCACGGGCTCGTACATCGTGAAGGGGCTCGGCAACGAGAAGGCCTTCAACTCGGCCTCGCACGGGGCGGGACGGCGCATGAGCCGCAGCGCGGCCAAGCGCCGCTTCACGATGAAGGACCTGGAGGAGCAGACGCGGGGCGTGGAGTGCCGCAAGGACGCCGGTGTCGTGGACGAGATCCCGGCCGCGTACAAGCCGATCGAGCAGGTGATCGACCAGCAGCGGGACCTGGTCCAGGTGGTGGCGAAGCTCAAGCAGGTCGTGTGCGTGAAGGGTTAGTCGCCTGCGGCGGGGCGCAGGTCACTTCGCGTGCATGACCGCGTAGATCATCACGAACGCCACGATGTGGATGCCGAAGAGGAAGTAGGCCAGGTACCACCAGACGTAGCGCTCGTCCTTCCTCTCCTGGGCCAGGCGGCGCTGTTCCCGGGTGCGGTCGGCGGGGTCGGGGGCCGGCACTACAGCTCCCGGTGGACCTTCGTGTTGGAGGCCTGGGCCCGGGGGCGTACGACCAGCAGGTCGATGTTGACGTGCGACGGGCGGGTGACCGTCCAGGCGATCGTCTCGGCGACGTCCTCGGCGGTGAGGGGCTCTGCCACCCCGGCGTAGACCTTCTCCGCCTTCTCCGCGTCGCCGCCGAAGCGCGTCAGCGCGAACTCGTCGGTCCGCACCATGCCCGGCGCGATCTCGACGACCCGGACCGGCGTGCCGACGATCTCCAGGCGGAGCGTCTCGGCCAGGACGTGCTCGGCGTGCTTCGCGGCCACGTAGCCGGCGCCGCCCTCGTAGGTGCCGTGGCCCGCCGTCGAGGAGACGACGACCACCGTGCCGTCGCCGGACGCGGTCAGCGCGGGCAGGAGGGCCTGGGTGACGTTCAGTGTGCCGATGACGTTCGTCTCGTACATCTGGCGCCACTGGGCCGGGTCGCTGGACGCGACCGGGTCGGCGCCGAGCGCGCCGCCCGCGTTGTTGACCAGGACGCCGATCTTCTTGAAGGCCGTCGCGAACTCGTCGACCGCCGCGCGGTCGGTGATGTCCAGCGCGTACGCCGTCGCCTGGCCGCCCGCCGCGCCGATCTCCTCCGCGAGCGCCTCGATGCGGTCCTTGCGGCGCGCGGTGAGCACCACCCGGTAGCCCGCGGCCGCCAGCTGCCTGGCCGTCGCGGCGCCGATCCCGCTGCTCGCGCCGGTGACGACGGCGATACGGGACACGGCGGCGGGCGCGGCGGACGAGGCGGGTGCGGCGGCGGTCATGGGCTGCTCCTCGGAGGCGGGGCGGGGCGGAACGTGGCGGGGCAGGGCGGGACGGGGGAGGTGGCGGGCGCGGGTGCGGCGACTGCCGCCGCTGTCCGCTCGTACGGGCGGTCGCTTCGACCGCTTCACCGGAAAGGATAGGCGGACGTCTCCCCTCCCCTGATGGCGGCGCCTGCCGGGCGGGCGGACCCGGTCGGGGCCGCCGGGGACCGGACGGCCGTCACCGGTCCGCTTCCA belongs to Streptomyces sp. V3I8 and includes:
- a CDS encoding DUF2637 domain-containing protein is translated as MAAPMQLTKTHKILIGVVVFGAVVIAAIGFAGSYAAVRELALEKGFGNFSYVFPIGIDAGICVLLSLDLLLTWIRIPFPLLRQTAWLLTAATIAFNGAAAWPDPLGVGMHAVIPILFVVSVEAARHAIGRMADITADKHMEGVRLTRWLLSPFPTFLLWRRMKLWELRSYEQVIKLEQERLVYQARLRSRFGRAWRRKAPVESLMPLRLARYGVPLAETAPSGLAAAGIEPALLPPAPQPALEPADASAGGRAPVVAAAAQDDRAPARGRRPAPGNDGFPEPPDHPEHLEHLDQPDHSEPQNPWLHARDPQSVAYQGGYDPTYDPEAAYTQWYSEQQQAEEFEEQQRLQDERRFQDRRRFEQEPQAPGSAPEPAPEPSMEDTGTFPIPSGPNRTRQLGEGGGTPVQEPDEESFYQLFKRSINGHGSYPTPREFGTDVEAEFRLDLPEQEAKRLVTRFTNRHFMELEEDHIA
- a CDS encoding SDR family NAD(P)-dependent oxidoreductase — translated: MTAAAPASSAAPAAVSRIAVVTGASSGIGAATARQLAAAGYRVVLTARRKDRIEALAEEIGAAGGQATAYALDITDRAAVDEFATAFKKIGVLVNNAGGALGADPVASSDPAQWRQMYETNVIGTLNVTQALLPALTASGDGTVVVVSSTAGHGTYEGGAGYVAAKHAEHVLAETLRLEIVGTPVRVVEIAPGMVRTDEFALTRFGGDAEKAEKVYAGVAEPLTAEDVAETIAWTVTRPSHVNIDLLVVRPRAQASNTKVHREL
- a CDS encoding RtcB family protein, with amino-acid sequence MSYVEVPGAKVPIRMWADPASVEDGAMQQLRNVATLPWIKGLAVMPDVHYGKGATVGSVIAMQGAVCPAAVGVDIGCGMSAVKTSLTANDLPGDLSRLRTKVEQAIPVGRGMHDSPVDPGRFHGLATGGWDNFWERFDGVAEAVKFRQERATKQMGTLGSGNHFVEICLSEDGSVWLMLHSGSRNIGKELAEHHIGIARELPHNQGLVDRDLAVFVADTPQMGAYRNDLFWAQEYARYNRTLMMALLKDVIRKEFKKARPAFEPEISAHHNYVAEERYEGMDLLVTRKGAIRAGSGEYGIIPGSMGTGSYIVKGLGNEKAFNSASHGAGRRMSRSAAKRRFTMKDLEEQTRGVECRKDAGVVDEIPAAYKPIEQVIDQQRDLVQVVAKLKQVVCVKG
- a CDS encoding DUF3558 domain-containing protein, whose product is MQRKAYVPGVTALLAVLLAGCTGGSSDGGGKDDPKPGGTATAAAAPQPGRYRTLPEPCGAVAQSTLDSLLPGIAQLTDEEQREKAYEGTATVTYDTDRKVGCRWKAESATATDHLLVDFERVVSYDNAVSDDDRATDIYAKKEAAADLPEPVASPSESTEPSEPSGSSGPGEPSGSTGPDDSTGSSASAGSKASGSKASKSASASASASGVPGSASTALQPRTLDGLGSAAFLDDALNDSKQRSVTVVFRTSNVVVTIQYDEQPATTTDVPSSEEMQDRAQKLAGQLAETFSD
- the lysS gene encoding lysine--tRNA ligase, with amino-acid sequence MPIVAQSTETTDWVSRFADEVIEESERRAPGKPVVVASGLSPSGPIHLGNLREVMTPHLVADEIRRRGHEVRHLISWDDYDRYRKVPNGVPGTDASWAEHIGRPLTSVPAPAGSPYPNWAEHFKAAMVEALAEMGVEFDGISQTEQYTSGVYREQILHAMKHRGDIDAILDQYRTKKAPAKKQGQKPVDEAELEAAEGSGAAAEDDGTGSAGYFPYKPYCGGCGKDLTTVTAYDDDTTELTYTCTECAFSETVLLSEFNRGKLVWKVDWPMRWAYEGVVFEPSGVDHSSPGSSFQVGGQIVGSIFGGKQPIGPMYAFVGISGMAKMSSSKGGVPTPGDALKIMEPQLLRWLYARRRPNQSFKIAFDQEIQRLYDEWDKLAGKVADGSALPADVAAHARAVGTAAGALPATPRAMAYRTLASVADITAGAEDQTLRILSELDPADPLTSLDDVRPRLDKAEAWINTQVPADQRTVVRDEADTKLIESLDDQGRASLRLLLDGLDTHWSLDGLTHLVYGVPKVQAGFSADAGPKELPAEIKVAQRTFFALLYHLLVGRDTGPRLPTLLLAVGQERVRKLLGA
- a CDS encoding DUF3558 domain-containing protein — protein: MHRSVQRHRQRLTRVLVGAAALPVMLVASGCSSDSGDGSGSGDDAKKGSGASASPSATEAGTVVKEAAYAKLPEPCKVFSSKTLKELVPEGAKSGREGTSDDVATRGNCSWDSLDNNGVKGSQFRWLNVSLLRFESDQTRGTGEKLASEYYAKHAEDARSVKGAKDAKSAPVSGTGDEATLVTYDLKKDEGTFKQQTLVTRVENVVVTVDYNGAGLAGEKSPKVADLSKAAQKAAKEAVQAVVAANEGGDAAGSGGARTTPGKSADSDASASASKSSGKGASIGKDGDDGSQDGTDSGGSATKGATKAAARKS